One genomic segment of Hordeum vulgare subsp. vulgare chromosome 2H, MorexV3_pseudomolecules_assembly, whole genome shotgun sequence includes these proteins:
- the LOC123426839 gene encoding uncharacterized protein LOC123426839 — protein sequence MRHRARSSPSSPLTPSTSMRAKKIFGFSVSLILINLASIMERADENLLPAVYKEVSVAFNVGPADLGYLNFLMNFLKSVASPLAGILALHYDRPAVLAIGTVFWALSTGAVGVSQHFGQLAFWRAVNGLGLAIVIPALQSFIADSYKDGTRGAGFGLLSLIGAVGGIGGSVVATLMAGNDYWGVPGWRLAFIMVALVSLIIGILVYLYSTDPRRIPDNHLLDDNDYERLHLSSKDVLPPPSIWMDSWVAMRSVMKVKTFQIIVLQGIIGSLPWTAIVFFTMWFELIGFDNRSSAALNSLFAIGCASGAFLGGVLADRLSRHYPDSARIMCAQFSAFMGIPFSWILLTVIPQSTDYWFAYAVTLFFMGITISWCATSANNPMFAEVVPPKHRTMIYAFDRAFEGSFASLAAPAVGLVTEKIYGYDAKTVNIANGSAEGAYALSRGLLTMMIVPFGICVLFYSPLYLVFKRDRDSAKVASFKDQELT from the exons ATGAGGCACAGAGCTCGCTCTTCCCCCAGCTCTCCACTCACCCCATCCACCAGCATGAG AGCGAAGAAGATATTTGGTTTCTCCGTATCTCTCATCCTCATCAATCTGGCTTCTATCATGGAGCGTGCCGATGAGAATCTTCTCCCAGCAGTTTACAAGGAAGTCAGCGTAGCCTTCAACGTTGGTCCCGCCGATCTGGGATACCTTAATTTCCTAATGAATTTTCTCAAGTCGGTAGCATCCCCCTTGGCAGGCATCCTTGCTCTCCACTACGATCGTCCAGCGGTGCTTGCGATAGGCACCGTCTTCTGGGCCTTATCAACAGGGGCTGTTGGTGTCAGCCAGCATTTTGGGCAGCTCGCATTTTGGAGAGCTGTGAACGGCCTTGGACTTGCCATTGTAATACCGGCGCTTCAGTCCTTCATAGCGGATAGCTACAAAGACGGTACACGTGGTGCCGGGTTTGGTCTGTTAAGCCTCATTGGTGCGGTGGGGGGTATAGGTGGTAGTGTTGTGGCGACACTCATGGCTGGGAATGACTACTGGGGGGTGCCTGGGTGGCGTCTTGCGTTTATTATGGTTGCACTTGTTAGCTTGATAATTGGCATTCTTGTGTACCTGTATTCCACTGATCCGAGAAGAATCCCTGACAATCATCTTCTAGATGATAACGACTACGAGAG GTTACATCTGTCCAGCAAAGACGTTCTTCCTCCGCCCTCCATCTGGATGGATTCTTGGGTAGCAATGAGAAGTGTCATGAAAGTGAAGACATTTCAGATCATTGTGTTGCAGGGGATAATCGGCTCATTGCCCTGGACGGCCATAGTTTTCTTCACTATGTGGTTTGAACTCATCG GTTTTGACAACAGGAGCTCTGCAGCATTGAACAGCCTATTCGCCATCGGGTGCGCCAGTGGAGCTTTCCTCGGCGGCGTGCTGGCGGACCGGCTGTCGCGGCACTACCCCGACTCCGCGCGCATCATGTGCGCCCAGTTCAGCGCCTTCATGGGCATCCCGTTCTCATGGATCCTCCTCACAGTCATTCCTCAGTCCACTGACTACTGGTTCGCCTACGCCGTCACGCTCTTCTTCATGGGCATCACCATCAGCTGGTGTGCCACCTCGGCTAACAACCCCATGTTCGCGGAGGTGGTCCCTCCCAAGCACCGCACCATGATCTACGCCTTCGACCGCGCATTCGAGGGCTCGTTCGCTTCGTTGGCCGCTCCTGCTGTTGGCTTGGTCACTGAGAAGATATATGGCTACGACGCCAAGACTGTGAACATCGCCAATGGATCGGCGGAAGGAGCTTATGCGCTGTCAAGGGGTCTGCTCACCATGATGATTGTTCCTTTTGGTATCTGTGTCCTGTTCTACAGCCCTTTGTACCTTGTGTTCAAGCGCGACAGAGATAGTGCCAAGGTGGCCAGCTTCAAAGACCAGGAGCTAACCTGA